CAACGCCTGAAGCAGTTCACGGCCGATGCCTCCCACGAACTGCGCAACCCCATCGCCACGATCCAAACCAACATCCAAACGGCGCTGGCCTACACCGGCGCCGATTCCGAGCTGCAGCAGCAGCAGCTGCAAGTCGTCGAGCGGCTGACGCAGCGGCTGGGACGATTGGTCGATGACCTGCTGTTTCTAGCCCGCTCCGACAGCGGCACGATCCAGACCCAAAACGACCCCGTCCCGCTCGATGCCCTGTTAATGGCGGTTATTGAGGAACAACAAGCCGCGGCCGAGCGCAGCGGCGTGCAGCTACACTTTGAGCCCGTTGACCCCAATGGGTCGGAATCGGGCGAGACGTTTGCGCTCAACGGCGACTGGGATCAGCTCGCCCGCTTGTTTACCAACCTCATTGGCAACGCCATCGAGCACGCTGCTGGGACCGATGGAACGGCCTCGGCAGCGCCCGCGGTTACGGTGACGCTCGAGCGCGCCGGGCGGCGGGCCGGCTCGCCGCTGCAAGTCGCGGTCAGCGACACGGGGCCGGGCATTCCGGCCGAGGAGCTGCCGCACCTGTTCGAGCGGTTCTACCGCCGGCGGAACGCGCCAACGCCGCAAACTGAAGCCTCGGCCGGTGCCGGGTTGGGCTTGGCCATTGCCCGGGCGATCGTCGCCAACCACGGCGGCCAGCTGTACGCCAACAGCCTTCCCCAGCAGGGCACGATGTTTACCGTCTCGCTGCCAGCAACCGCCCCTTCTGCTGCGAGCTGAACGCCCTAGATGCCCAGTCGATGCGATCGCGGCGCGGGCAGCCAGCCGCGTGCAATCAAGCTTGGAGCTGTTTCAAGGAGAAGAACCATGGCAATCGAGCTGCGCGACGTTTCTGTTTCGCCTGCGGCAAGCGGGCGGGCTACCTAAAGGCGTCGCCCCCGAAATCGCCGTAAGCGCGGTCTTTGCAGCGACCAGGCAGGAACTGTCCCTGAAACGCAGCCGCGAGATCGAGCAGGCACCACCCGGCCGCATCCAGCAACTGTGGCAGCAAGCTTGAGGGGCTTGGGCCCCTGCGGGTTATGGGGGCGGAGGGACTCGAACCCTCACGGCCCTTACGGGCCAACGGATTTTCATTCCTCTGCGGCTTTCGCCGCGGTCGCTGAGGACCTGAGGAATCGGACCTTCTCTTTACCCGCAGCCGGACTGCTGGGGTAGCTCCCGTCAGGTCTCTGCACCTTCCGAGCGGCTTGAAGGAATGCGCTCGGCTTGGCTCAGGGTTGCCTTATCCGGGCTCGGACTTAGGTTCCCCTGAATTTGAGAGCGTTCGCTTGCGGCATTTCTGCCGCAAGGCTCAACGGTTTAAGTCCGCAGCGTCTACCCAGTTCCGCCACGCCCCCAAACCTATAGCGCTCTTATTGAAACATGCCGCTCGCTCAACGGACAAGCGTCCCTGCTGCAGCCACGTCCCTACGGTAAGATTGGGTGGAGCTGCCCGTTGGCCCACTGTCAGATGGTTCTCGCTTCAGTCTACCTATCGCTGGCCGCGCTTTATCTATTCATCCTGCCGGCTGCCACCTACAGCTACCTGCAAGCGCGCTGGTATCAGACCAGTGGGGTCGAGCGCTTTTTCATGTTCGCCTTGGTCTTTTTGCTGTTTCCCGGCATGCTGCTGCTGAGCCCGTTTCTCAACTACCGCCCCAAGCGCCGCCATCCCGCCGCACCGAAATAGCAGGAGGCCAGGCAGCATGCGGCGCATCGATGCCATCGGCATTGCTTTGGGCGCGTTATTAGCGGGCGGCGTTGCCTATGGGGTGCTGCAGTGGGCGGGCCTCGATCGCTTCGACGCCGGCATTGGGAGCCAGGTCCTGCTAGTGGGCGGATTGCTAGGCTGGCTGGCCAGCTACGTCCTGCGCGTCGTTGGGGGCAACATGACCTACCACCAGCAGCTGCGGAACCATCAGGATGCCGTCCTCGAGCAGCAACTGGCACAAATGAGCGACGATGAAATCGCCGCCCTACAAGCCGAAGTCGAGCGCGAGCGCGGCGAGGGGACTCGCCAGTAACCGTTCGGGAGCATCCAGATGGGAGCAGTCTCCGAGCGCTTGCAGGCCCTGAAGCGCGAGGGTCAGTGCGCGCTAATTCCGTTCATCACGGCCGGCGATCCCGACCTCGACACGACCGTGCAGGCGCTGCGCGCCCTCGATCGCGCCGGAGCCGATGTCATTGAGGTGGGCGTTCCCTACGTCGACTCCCTCGCCGATGGGCCCACCATCCAGGAAGCGGCCAACCGCGCGCTCGGGCGCGGCACTCAACTCGAGGATGTCCTAGCGGCGATCACCTCGCTCCGAGCGGAGCTGCAGGCCCCGCTGGTGCTGTTTGCTTACTTCAACCCCATCTATCGCTGCGGCATCGAGCGCTTCCTCGATCGCATCGCCAGTGCCGGTGCCAGCGGGTTGCTGGTCCCCGATCTGCCGCTCGAGGAGGCCCAGCGCCTGCTGCAGCCGGCCCGCGAGCGCGGCATCGAGCTAACGCTGCTGGTGGCCCCCACGACGCCACCGGATCGCCTCGCCGTGATCGCGCAGCAGTCCCAGGGCTTTATCTATGCCGTCAGCGTGACGGGCGTCACGGGCGCGCGCACCGAGCTGGCCCATCAAGTCGAATCGACGATCGCCCAACTGCGGGCCGCGACCGACAAGCCCATCGGCGTGGGCTTTGGCATCGCCGGGCCCGAGCAAGCGCGCCAGTGCAAGCAGTGGGGGGCCGATGCCGCGATTGTCGGTAGCGCCTTCGTGCGGCGCTTGAGTGACGGGTCGCCCGAGCAGGGGGTGGCGGCTGTTGAGACGTTTTGCCGCGATCTCAAGCACGCGATTGCGCCCTAGCAGCGCGGGGCTCAACCGCTCGGCCGGGCCATTGCCCGCTCGGGCTGGAGCATGCCGTCCTCGAGGTAGGTAATGCGATCGGCGGCATCCAGAATGCGGGGATCGTGAGTGACGATCAAAACCGTACAGCCCTTCTGCCGGGCCAGATGGCACATCAGCTCGATAACGTTGCGGCCGCTTTGCGAATCGAGGGCAGCCGTGGGCTCGTCTGCCATGACAATGGGCGGCTCCCCGGCCAAGGCGCGCGCGATCGCCACGCGCTGCTTTTGGCCATTGGAGAGCTGGGCGGGCTTTTGGTTGGCGTAAGGCCCCATCTCGACGCGATCAAGCAGCAGCTGGGCCTGCTGGCGCGCGCGCTGGCCGTGCTGCCCGTTTAAGTTGAGGACGAGCTCAACGTTTTCTGATGCCGTTAAGGCCGGGAACAGATTGAACGTCTGAAAGACAAAGCCAATGCGATGGCGCCGAATGGGCGCGAGCTGGCGCTTGGGGAGGCGCGTGATGTCTTGGCCCAGCAAGCGAATGCTACCAGCATCCGGTGTCAGCAAAGCGGCCAATACCGACAGCAGCGTCGTTTTGCCCGAACCGGAAGGGCCCATGAGCAACTGGATGGTGCCCTGGGGGACGGTCAGGTCGATGCCTTTGAGGATGGGGCGGCGCTGGCGGCCGGCGGCAAACGAGACCTCAATCCCTTGCGCCTCAATGGCATGGGCATCGCTAGGAACAGCGGCATTGCGGTTGCGGGACAGAAAGCGGCGCATGGTCCCTCGTATCAGGCTTTGAACACGTTGGCCGGATCCAGGCGCCTGACCTTCTGAATGGCAAACAGGCCCGATCCCACGCACATGGCAGCAGTTACCCCCAAAATGGCCAGCGCGCGGCCGGGGGTGATGGTAATGAGGATGCCTTGGGTTTCGTACGCCCACTGCGCTACGCCCAAGCAGAGAGCGAGGCTGGGCAGATAGCCCAGAAGCGCCATCCACAGCGCCTGCTCGACGATAATGCGATAGATGCGGCGCTCGGGAGCTCCAATGGCTTTGAGCGTGCCGAACTCTTTGAGGCGGTCGACAACCGCCGAGTAGAGGATCTGACTGACCACGACAATGCCAACGATAATGCCGACAGTGGCCCCCAGGCCGAGAATGAATCCGATTCCGGTCCGCTGCTGCCAGTAAGCCTGCGTTTTATCAATCAGCTCCTGGCGCGTGTAGGCTTGGGTGTTGGGCAACGCTTGTTCCAAGCGCTGCTTGAGCGGCGACAGTGCCTGCTCGGGCTCGGCTTCGACTAGTACAAACGTAATACCAATCCTCGTAGCTTATGCACTAGATCGCGATCTCCGAAGCTCCCTCAATATGGGAATTATGTTCTTTGGTAAGCGTGCATTTGCTGCTCAAATTGGTATAATGGGATCGGCAGGGGCCAGGGCTTGGGGTTGGGCCTGCGCTCGCAGCGTTGCGGCATTGAGCTGGAGGCGCGGGTAGCTAGCCGTACACTCGAGTTCTGCAGCAGCCTCGCAGGCAATCTCGGTGAGCTGCTCCGACTGCTGAAAGGCGCGAGCGTTTGCCAGCGAGGTCAGCACGAACGGATCGGAAACCAGCGAGCTATTGCCTTCAGTCAGGCCCGAAACTTGCGCCGCCAGCGAGCCGATTTGAATGAAGTCGCCTGTCTCATCGACCTGCAGCAGGTTGCCATCGGTGCGATCCACGATCGCGCGGTAGGGCGAGCTTAAGGCACCAATCTCGCCTGCAACGAGGTTTTGCGGGTCAAACAGTTCGCCTTCGGGGTCGAATCCGGTAACGCGGATGCGGGTCAGCGATGCTCCCCCTTCAGGTGGGATTGAGGGAGCCCCATCAAAGATCAAGCTCTCGGCACGCGCTACCCCCTCCAGATCCCGGGCTCGAGCGGTATATTCCGCCGGCATGGGCAATGTCAGCTCCAGTTGGACCAACTCTTGCGACGCCACCCAGATATCGGCAGTGGCGTTCTCGATCGGCTGGACGGTCGAGCGCGTAAAGCCGGTAAAAATGCCGGTTTGTAAGGTGATGAGGCTGACGGCAAACAGAATGCCTGCCTGCGCCACCAAAAAACGCGGAATGTCGGATAGCAGGTTTTTGCGAGCGACAGAGACCACGGCAAGCTTCCCGGATCGAGCGGTTGACGCTGCGCGCTGCCAACAGCGCAATTGTGGCACGAACGGCTTGAGCTGGACTGAGCTGCATCGCGCCCATCTCGGCCAATCGGCGCCCGGCCCGTCCGGCACATTTGAATGGAGCCGCAATGAACTACGCGCTAGCCGCTTCGCTGAGCTAGCGGTTTCCGACGCTTCTTCGCCCCCAGTTGCGCCATGCTTCCGCATGGCGTAGCGCTAGGCAGCTCAGCGTCTGACGAGGCACGTCCCGCACCCCGTGCCCAAGCCAACATGACCTGGGCGGCATTGCGATCCCGACCCTCAAGGTGACCGCACGACTGGCAGCAATGCGTGCGTTCGTCGAGGGCCTTAGGCGTCAGTTCCCAGCAACTGGCGCAACGCTGGGTAGGCTTGAGCTGCTGGGTGGAAGCCTCCAGGTAAACGCCGCCAGCCTCCTCAACCTTGTACCGGATGCGGTCTCGGGTCATGCCGATACCGACATCGAGCATCGAGCGGTTGAGGCGCGCCTTCGGGCGTTTCCCTTTCCCCTTGCCTTTGCGCGTCATGCCCTGCACGTTGAGCCGCTCAGTAGCGACCAGGCTGTTACGGCGGACGATCTGTGCCGCTACCTGATGGCTCCAGTCATGGCGCTGGCGGGCAACCTTGCGGCGCACCTTCCGAATGCGGGCCTGTTGCTTTTTCCAGCGGCGGGAAGCCTGAATCCCTTGCCGCTTGTTGGGCCTGCGCTTGCGGCGAAGCCCCCGGTAGAGGCGCTTTTCCTCGACTTCGGCTTGGAACTGGGGTGCCTCGATGGGCTCGCCCTGAGATGGCACGATGGCCGTCTTGCAGCCGAAGTCCAGGCCGACGGACCCCCGCCCAGTCTCTCGGGTAGGCGCGCACCGCACGGTAATGGAGGCGTACCAGTTCCGGCCGTTCCAGAAGATAGTGCAAGTGGTGGGCTTGCCCCACGTTCTTGCTTGCCCTCGCATTCGGATGTTGAGGCCCAAGTCTCTCAGCTCAAGGTGGCCGTGTTTTCCGTCCGTGCGAGCTTGCCACCCAGCAGCATCGGGATAGGCCCATCCCCGATACGTCCGCTTGGGCTTAAACTTGGGATACCTGGCTAGCCCTTTAAAGAAGCGCTGAAAGGCAAAGTCAACTCGCTTGAGCGTTGCTTGTAGGGTATGGCTGCCAAACTGTGCGTACTCGGGTAGGGCTGCTTTGAACTCGGGGAGGCTATTTTGCTGGTCTAGGTAACCAATGGATACGCCCAAGCGCTTGTACTGAGTCTTTCGATGGGAAAGGGCAGCATTGTACAGCTCGCAGTGGGCCTTTCTGGCGTAATGGAGCTTCCGCTCCGTTGACTTTCTGGGATAGAGCCTGAAAGTAACTCGGCGGGTCGCCATTAGCAAGCTTTGGCCTTAAGACTTATCCATTTTAACTTAGCGAATTACTCTTATCAATATGGACGCAAGAAAAGGCTCTCATAGCGTCTTTAACGTGCAACTGCACTTTGTCTTTGTGACCCATTACCGACGTAAGGCGATAACGGCCCCAATGATGGAACGAATCCGCTCGATGTCTTGGCAGGTATGCCGAAAGATGGCGTGCGACTTGTTGGAGTTTTCGGGGGAGACTGACCACGTCCATTTGTTAATAGACTTCCATCCCAGGAACGCTATCTCAGCGGTGGCAGGCGCTTTAAAAGCATCTACCAGTCGTGCCTTAAAGAAGGAGTTTCCTGACGAAGTAGCAAAATACTATCGAGGTGTCTCTTTCTGGTCGAGGGCCTACTACGTCGCCTCGGTAGGTGGTGCTCCCGTTGAGACGTTAAAAGACTACATCAAATCTCAGGATGCTCCCAAGAGCTAGGAAGTCTCGGAGGCATCGAGCCTCGCTCGACTTCCGCGCTATCCTTCCCCACGCCGCTAACGCTGAGCGTGGGGACTGCCGCGCAACTGTTCAAAGCTGGCGCAACCCCGCCTCCAAACCGCGGCAGACCCCAGCCAAAAAGTCGAGGTCGAGCGTCTCGTGGTGATCGCTGGGCTGGTGGTAGTGCGGATTGCGCATGAATGCGGTGTCGGTGACCATTACGGCGCTGTAACCGGCATCCCAGAACGGGGCATGGTCGCTGAGGCGAACCTCGGGGATCCAGTTGCCGCGGTTGGGCACTGGCAGCCACTCGGCTGGCGTACCCGAGGCGCGCATGTTGCGGCTCAGGCAGCGCAGATCGCCTAGGGCGGACCAATTACCAACAAAGCCGATGTAGTCGCCGCGATCGGGATAAAACAGGCCCAGGTTGGCAGGATAGTGCTGCGAGTTGGGGTTGGAATCGCAGTAGCCCAACATCTCCAGCGACAGCATCAACCGCAGCGGTTGCTGCTCGCGCTTTAGCTGCTGGACGTAAGCGGTGCTGCCCAGCAAGCCGGCTTCTTCCATATCAAAGGCCACCAAGCGCACGGGATAGCGCAGCGGCGCGGCCGCGATCGCGCGCGCCAGGGCGAGCAAGGCTGCGACACCGGAGGCATTGTCGTCCGCGCCGGGCGTACCGGGCACCGCGTCGTAGTGTGCTCCGACCAAAAGGGGCGGTCCCACCGGCGGTTCGGTTGCGGCCGGCAGGTTCAAGATCAAGTTTTGGTAGGTGCGGCCTTGCACCGAGAACGCGTGCGCGGCAACCGTGCCCCACTGCTGCAAGGTGAGGCGTACGTACTCCCGCACGTAAAAATGCCCCTGGGTGTGGAAAAACGGGTCGCGCTCGCGGACTAGGTTTTGCAGGTGCGCATCGAGCCAATCGCGCATGAGCCCTCACAGCCAATGGCCTCGAGCAACGGCAACCACGCGGCCGCCCACTGCGCTCTCAATCCCGGTGGGCGTGGTGCGAGCATACAACTGCAGCCGCGACGGCCGTCCCATGGCCTCGCCTTGAGCCACGCGGGCTGCGATCTCAGAGCGATCCCAGTAAGCGTGGGCCACCAGATAGGCGGCCAGGCAGCCGTTGGCGCTCCCAGTCACGGGATCTTCAGTAATGCCCCAGCGCGGGGCAAAGGCGCGTGCGCTCAGCTCGCAGTCGGCGCGGGGATCGGGGCAGAAGGCCAGGATGGCCTCCGCTGTAGCGCCCTCCACCAGCGCCTCGTAGCGGGCGCGATCGAGCTGGATGCGCTCCAGCGCAGCGCGATCGCCCACGGGCACCAGGATGAACGGCGTCCCAGTTGAAACGACCTGTACCGGAAAGCGCGCGTCCAAATCGCCCGGCGCCAACCCCAGGGCAGCTGCTGCCCTCTCGGCCGGCAGCGGATCCCCAAAATGCGGGCTGGCTTGCGGCAACCAATAATACCAATTCTCGTGGCTTGTGCACTAGATTTCGGCTTCCAAAACTCCCTCAATATGGGAATTATATTCTTTGAAAAAAAACGTGCATCTACTGCTCAAATTTGGTATAAATGGGTCCCTCAGCACCGGATTCGCAGCGGATGCGGAAGCGGCCGGCCGGTAGCTGCATCGCAATTGCCTCGCGCGGTGCCGCCGGAAACGGCCACTGCCAGACGTAGGCCGTGCCCAGCGCCGGATGGCCGGCAAATGCTAGCTCCCGCTGGGGCGTAAAAATGCGCAGGCGGCAGTTGCTGCTCCCTGTTGGATCGGCTGTAGCAAAGGCGGTTTCCGAGCAGCCGATCTCGCGTGCGATTTGCTGCATCCGGGCATCGCTGGTGGCAGCCGCTTCAGGGAATACTGCCAGCGGATTGCCCGTATAGCGCCCGATGGCAAAGACATCAACCCAATAAAATCGCACGGCCGACCGCTAGCGCAACTCTATCGCAAAGCCGATGCGGGCTCGCTTGAACCGCGCCGATAATAAAAGGATAAGACCTGGCTTAAACTGAGCCAAGTGAGGCAGCCATGTTTGCATTCAGCGCCACCGAGGGGATCAAGGGCTTGATTTTCCGGTTCGTCATTTTCGGTCTGGCGCTAGCCCTGCTGGCACTGGCCAATGCCTCGGTCAAGCCGCTCCCCCAACAGCATTGGATGCCCTTTCCTTACTAGCCTGAGCCTAGGCGTCATCTAGGACTGCCGGCGCTTCGAGATTGCCTGGCGGAACCCCAAGGCCACTAGCAAGTTTGACAGCGTCAGCAACAACTCGGCGCTGCCGTGCAACCAGTCAATATTGGCTAGCGATCGCCCGTAGGCCGCTTGGGCGTAGAGACCGGCCGGAATGGTGGCGAGCACGAACGCCAACAGTCCGTAAAAGCCTGCCAGGGCCAAGCGCGGTAGCTGCTGGGCGCGCGCGACAAACCCCAAAAAGGCCAAGTAGGGAAACAGCGAAACCCCAAAAAGCGTTTGCGCATCGAGCATGGGCGGTGCCCTCCTCCACCACAGCAGCCAGCCAGTTCAGCCCTGGGAGCGAGCGCGTGCTGAGCGCCAGATTCCCCATCCCGCGATCGCCAGCGTCGTGTTCCCTAGCGCTGTCATCCCGGCTTGGACGGTCACCAGCCACTGGAGCGATTCGGCATTGTCAAAAAAGTGCCAAGTCACCGCCGAGAGCGCGCCCACCAGCGCCGGCAGCATGGCAAGCGAGAGGCCCCACCAGATCCGGTTGCCGGTGACCTCGCCATAGGTCCAAACCAGCCAGATTGCCGCCAACCACTCTAAAATGCTGGAGACGTGCACGATCCAGGTGGGCACCGAGAGCGCGTTCATGGCAGCAGCTCCGCACGGCCATCCCCGATCCTAGCGGCCAATGTGCTGTCCAGCCTGGATGCCCATGGCAAGGCGATCACGGGCATGTCCCAACAGCGCGCCCTCCTGTGCGGGTATTACGGCTGCGGCAATGCTGGCGATGAAGCCCTGCTGGCCGCCTTGCTGCAGATGTTGCCTGCCGGTATTAGCCCCATTGCCCTCTCGGGTAATCCCGCTCAAACGAGCGATCACTTTGGCATTGCCAGTTACCCAGGCCGCTCGGCGGGATCCGTCCTGCGCGCGTTGCGCAGCTCGGACTGGTTTATTTGGGGCGGCGGCAGTCTGATGCAAGATGCCACCAGCTGGCGCAACCCGCTCTATTATGGCGGGCTCATGGCGCTGGCCCAGCAGCAAGGATTGGGGACGATCGCGTGGGCGCAGGGGATCGGGCCGCTGCGGCAGCCGCTAACGCGCTGGGTGGCCCGGCGCGCGCTGGCAGGCTGCGATGCCATCAGCGTCCGCGATTCCGCCTCAGCCCAATGGCTCGAGCAGTGGGGGCTTCCAGCCCGTTTGGCTCCCGATCCGGTCTGGGCGCTGGAAGCCCCGACGGTTGCCGAAGCAGCAGCGCTGCCAGTGCCCTGGGTGGCGGTAACGTTGCGCGCCCATCCACAACTGACCCAGCGTCGCCTGGCCACCCTAGCCGCTGCTTTGCAGCAGTTCCAGCACGCCACGCAGGCGTATCTGGCGTTCATTCCCTTCCAACCCGAGCGCGACTGCGCGATCGCGCAAGCGGCTGCTGCCGAGCTGGATGGCCCCTACAGCATCCTGACGCTCTCCGATCCGGTGGCGTTCAAAGGAGCCTTTTGCGGCAGCGAGATGGCCATCAGCATGCGCTTTCACGGCTTGATTGCGGCGGCGGCTGCCGGCTGCCGTTGCTTTGCCATTGGCTACGACCCCAAGGTGAGGCAACTCCAACAGGATCTGGGCTTGCCCGGGTGGTCGCTAGCGCAGCTCCCCGCCGACGCCGATGCCATTGCCCGAGCCTGGATCGCCCACTACCGGGAAGGCCGTCCGCTACCGCCAGCGCAACGGCAGGCGTTGCGCGATCGCGCCCGGCAGCATCAGGCGCTGCTAGCCGCTGCCCTGCAACTGTCAGGCCGCCAGTAAGCCGTTGCCCTTTTGCGCGTTTGCGCCACTGCTGCTAGGTTGCCCACCGAGCGGCAATGAAGAGCAAGGCCCATGAGCGAACCCCACTCCTCCCATCCCCAGTTCAACGAAACCGCCCACGGGGTGCCTGAGCTCGAGGGCACCGCTACCGCATCCCAGGCCCCGCATAACGCTACTGAGTCTGAGCCCGAACCCGCTGCAGGCGGGGAAACCCAAGACAAGAGCGATGCAGCGCAAGCGCGCGAGCTGGCAAACCGCGTTGCCGAGCTGGAGCAACAGCTAGCCGAGTCCCAGGCGGTCATGCAAGCGCAGCGCCAGCGCTTGGAAGGCACCGAGTCGCTGCTAGAGCAGCGTGATCGGGAACTGGAATCGACGCAGGCGATCGCCTCGCAACTATCGCAAGAGCTGGCCTCGGCCCGCCAAACCGTCGAGCAACAAAACGCGTCCCTGCAATCCCTGTCGCAGCGCCTATCCGACAGTCAGGCCCGCACCGCCGAACTGGAGCGCGAGTGCGCCCTGATCCGGCAGGAATGCAACGAGCAGTCGTTCCAGGTCTCGCAACAGGCCGGCCAACTGCGAGACCTGCACCGGCGCCTCAAGCAGCAGCGGCGCTACACGCGCCAGTTCAAGCTAGCGCTGCACCAGTGCCTGGAGACCTCGGCCAAAACGGGTTTTGGTACAGGCACGCGATCGCGCCCGCAAGCGCTGCCTGCCCAACCCATTCCGCCCTGGTCGGAAGCGCGCGAGGCACCTGCAAGTGCCTCCTCGGCCGCCGCTGATGCCGAAGCGGCAACGACCGTGGAGGCGCACGCCCAACCCACCGCTGAAGCGCCGGAGGCAACCGATGCCCCGCAACCCGAGTCGGCGGCCGTTCCGCAACCGGATTGGCCTGCGCCGGCGATCGCCGCTGCCGGGAGCGCCCAACCCCGCTCGGCTGATGCCATCGATCTGCCCGGTTTTTTGGGTCACTCCGCTCGCTGAGCGTTGCGCCCGCTAGGGCGGGGCGGCTCCACCAGCCGCTGGGGGTGGCCCAATCCCGTGGTGACGGCATAGCCCCAGCTCAGCAGCCGCAGCCAGAGTCCCGGAGAGCGACGCTCCAACCACGCTCGGTTGCGGCGAAGCCAACGCGGCAACCACAAGCGCACGAACCAGCCCACAGCCGCCTCGCGCGTAAAGTTGAGGTAGCTGCCCAACCAACGCCGCAGATCGCGCGCGCCGGCCTGCTCCCAGATCCAGCGCAGCAGCGCGGGATTGCGGAATGCCGCCTTGAGCGCGAGGCGATTGAAGGTTGCCCAGTCGGCGCGGTCCTTGATGAAAGCATCGGCCACCCCCGGCGGCTCGCGGGCGAGCAAGCCGAAAAAGGTGTTGAGCATGGCGTTGATCCGCGCCGGCGGCAAGCGGGCGCCGGTGGGCACCATCATGCCTTTGGAAAACAGCCAGGTGACGGCCACATTGACTTGGTAGGCGCGGATGCGGTTTAAATGCCGTGCCTCGAGCAGCTCGTGCCGCAGGGCGGTATCGAGCAGGGCTGTCAGGCGGGGTAGGTTGCGCACCAGCGAGCCGAACCCAGTAAAGACCAGCGGCGATTGCAGCGAGGCGGCATCCCCCAGCGCCAGCACCCGATCGCAAGCCACTTGCCGGTCGCGGCCGCTGGTGCTGAAGTGCCCGGGAATGTAGCCAAAGGTGGGCTTTTTCCAGCGCAGCGCCTCCGGATCGCAGCGGCGGTACTCGGGCAGGATGGTGAAAAAATCCTCGTATAGGGCCAGCAGCGAGCCTGGGTTATCAGAGTGGGGTTGGTGGTAGTGGAACAGATAGACCGCCAGCTCGCTACCGGCGCCCGGGAACAGCTCCCAAATGAGCTGCCGCCCGCGCGAGATGTCGCCGTGGGAGTTCAAGACATCGCCGTAGCGCGAGTCCCAGACCGTGGCATCAATGCCCTCGGCAATGACCGCGCCAACGGTGGGGCAAACGCTATCGAACGCCCGCCCGCCGTTGAGCTGCCAGGCAATGGGCGAAGCACTCCCCATGGCATCCACCAACAGGCGCCCGCTGGCCTGGTGGCGTGCCTGAGTGGGCCGATGCTGCAGCTGGACTGCGACCCGATCGGCGCCCACCTCCGCCTGCAAAAAGTCCGTCTCGTCCCAAATCTCGCCGCCTGCCTGGCGCAGCTTGTCGCCGCATTGGCGCAGCAGTTTCTCGGCATCGAGCGCGACGTTGAGCACGTTGGGAGTCCGCAGCACCTGGGCCTGGAGCGCAGGGGGCACGTTGCCGTCAAAAAACTTGCTAAAGCCGTCTTCGTACTCCCGCGCGATCGCCGCCTCGAGCTCGTCCGCATCGAACAACCCCAAATCGATCAGGCTCTGGAGCTCACCGCGCGAGATATTCCACTCCCGGTTCATGCGCCCGAACGGTAACCGCTCCACCAGAAAAACGCGATAGCCCAACCGAGCCATGATGGCGGCGTGAATGACGCCTAGGGCCCCACCTACGTAGATGAGGTCGTAGGGAGGCGGCGGCTCGCTCGCCTCGGGTTGGGGGCGGTGGGTGATGGCCTGTTGGGGAGGCTCGGGCTGGCGGACGCGCGCGCGCCAGCGCCGCTCCCACCAGTAGACGCGCTCGAGATCGCGCTCGCCGTTGGGCATTTGGCGGAAAAAATGCACGGTTTGGGGGTAGTGGGGCGCTAGCGCCTCAAAGATGTTCGACGGCGAGCCTTCAATAGCGGGCAGCTCCGGGTGGCGGGGCGGAAAGCGCTCGCTGCAGGCCCGCTCCAGCTGCGCCCGGATTGCGCCCTCGCCGGGCAGGTGATCGCGCCCCCAACGGAACAGCTTGAGGTAGCTCGTTCGCTGCAGCGACCAAACA
The DNA window shown above is from Cyanobacteria bacterium QS_8_64_29 and carries:
- a CDS encoding DUF3593 domain-containing protein, whose translation is MLDAQTLFGVSLFPYLAFLGFVARAQQLPRLALAGFYGLLAFVLATIPAGLYAQAAYGRSLANIDWLHGSAELLLTLSNLLVALGFRQAISKRRQS
- the csaB gene encoding polysaccharide pyruvyl transferase CsaB codes for the protein MSQQRALLCGYYGCGNAGDEALLAALLQMLPAGISPIALSGNPAQTSDHFGIASYPGRSAGSVLRALRSSDWFIWGGGSLMQDATSWRNPLYYGGLMALAQQQGLGTIAWAQGIGPLRQPLTRWVARRALAGCDAISVRDSASAQWLEQWGLPARLAPDPVWALEAPTVAEAAALPVPWVAVTLRAHPQLTQRRLATLAAALQQFQHATQAYLAFIPFQPERDCAIAQAAAAELDGPYSILTLSDPVAFKGAFCGSEMAISMRFHGLIAAAAAGCRCFAIGYDPKVRQLQQDLGLPGWSLAQLPADADAIARAWIAHYREGRPLPPAQRQALRDRARQHQALLAAALQLSGRQ
- a CDS encoding flavin-dependent dehydrogenase → MEQLLYLEIPTPDTATVRQWLQQQWQPPRGTKSLTPDGIRLQWAGRVSELSAFVWSLQRTSYLKLFRWGRDHLPGEGAIRAQLERACSERFPPRHPELPAIEGSPSNIFEALAPHYPQTVHFFRQMPNGERDLERVYWWERRWRARVRQPEPPQQAITHRPQPEASEPPPPYDLIYVGGALGVIHAAIMARLGYRVFLVERLPFGRMNREWNISRGELQSLIDLGLFDADELEAAIAREYEDGFSKFFDGNVPPALQAQVLRTPNVLNVALDAEKLLRQCGDKLRQAGGEIWDETDFLQAEVGADRVAVQLQHRPTQARHQASGRLLVDAMGSASPIAWQLNGGRAFDSVCPTVGAVIAEGIDATVWDSRYGDVLNSHGDISRGRQLIWELFPGAGSELAVYLFHYHQPHSDNPGSLLALYEDFFTILPEYRRCDPEALRWKKPTFGYIPGHFSTSGRDRQVACDRVLALGDAASLQSPLVFTGFGSLVRNLPRLTALLDTALRHELLEARHLNRIRAYQVNVAVTWLFSKGMMVPTGARLPPARINAMLNTFFGLLAREPPGVADAFIKDRADWATFNRLALKAAFRNPALLRWIWEQAGARDLRRWLGSYLNFTREAAVGWFVRLWLPRWLRRNRAWLERRSPGLWLRLLSWGYAVTTGLGHPQRLVEPPRPSGRNAQRAE